DNA from Terriglobales bacterium:
CGATTGGCTGAACTCAGGCCTTGTTATCGTCTGGCCGGCGACGATTCTGGTCTTTGCCTGGCGGAGCTCCTCCAAAGGATCGCGGAGGTCAGTACGGGAGGAGTTTCCCGGACTCCCACCATGGACGGGGAAGGTTGCCGGCGCAATGGTTTTTTACGCAGTCGCTATCATTTTGATCTTCGGCTCAGTCAGAGTGAGCTCGTCGGATGCAGTGATTCCCGCAAGAGCCTGGCGGACGTTTTCAGCGGGTTGGATGGCATTCTATTCGGTAGCTTTCCTCACGCTACTCTCCGCAGGTCGTACCGCAACGCCTTCCGACCAGTCCGAACTGTTGCGCCTGCGTCATGAGAGCCAGCGCAGGCCCTAGGGACGCCGCTCTGGCTCTTCTATCCTCTTGAGCGTATGGGACGGGCCCTAGACGTACATGCGCCGCAGCATCTCGGCCGCGGTTTCGTCCAGCAGTTCGCTGCGACGCAGGTCTTCGAAGCGGTCCAGCAGGTCCTCGGGGCGCAGGCGTCGCTTTTCCGCGCCGCGGAAGTCGTGGAGGATGCGTCCGCGATACAGCATGAGCAGCCGCGTGCCCAGGCTCGCGGCCTGATGCATGGAGTGAGTGACCATCAGCGTGGTCAGGCGCTCGCGGGCGATGACCTCTTCCGTCAGCCGGATGACCTGGTCGGCGCTGCGCGGATCGAGCGCAGCGGTGTGCTCATCGAGCAGCAGGAGCCGCGGCTTGAGCCAGGTGGCCATCAGCAGCGTCAGCGCCTGGCGCTGCCCGCCGGAGAGCGTTCCCATGGGGTTCTGCAGGCGATCCTCCAGGCCCATGCGCAGCGTGGCGATGCGCGCCCGCAGCTCGTCGCGGACACGCCGGCTCAGTCCCCAGCCTAGCCCGCGGGAAAGGCCGCGGCGCGCCGCCAGCGCCAGGTTCTCCTCTACGGTGAGATTCGGCGCCGTGCCGGAGAAGGGGTTCTGGAACACGCGGCCCATCAGGTGCGCGCGCCGGTGCTCGGGCCAGCGCGTGATGTCGCTGCCCTCCAGGCGGATCGAACCCGACTCTGCCGCCACACTGCCGGCGATTGCGTTCAGCAACGTGGTCTTGCCCGAACCGTTCCCCCCGATGATGACCACGAACGCGCCCTTCTCCACCTCCAGGCTCACGCTATCGAGCGCCACCAGGCGGTTGGGGGTGTTGGGGTGAAAGACGCGCGTGACCGAATCCAGCTCAAGCATGCCGCAGTTGCGCCGCCTTTCTGCGCGTGCGCGCCAGCAGTTCCGGCAGCACCAGCGCCCCGAAGACGAACAGCGCCGT
Protein-coding regions in this window:
- a CDS encoding ATP-binding cassette domain-containing protein, whose amino-acid sequence is MLELDSVTRVFHPNTPNRLVALDSVSLEVEKGAFVVIIGGNGSGKTTLLNAIAGSVAAESGSIRLEGSDITRWPEHRRAHLMGRVFQNPFSGTAPNLTVEENLALAARRGLSRGLGWGLSRRVRDELRARIATLRMGLEDRLQNPMGTLSGGQRQALTLLMATWLKPRLLLLDEHTAALDPRSADQVIRLTEEVIARERLTTLMVTHSMHQAASLGTRLLMLYRGRILHDFRGAEKRRLRPEDLLDRFEDLRRSELLDETAAEMLRRMYV